Proteins co-encoded in one Halorussus vallis genomic window:
- a CDS encoding bacterio-opsin activator domain-containing protein, whose product MSTIVQLGVPAEEFALRETLPKVGDVEVQAERVVAHDRESVMPFCWATGEDLDAFEDAMADDPTVENERRLSELQDGRFYQMEWVDEVDVLIHSITEHGAAILKAHGEGNRWHLRILFPDRESFSQTHDYCQDRGLDVNIEQVHELSTSGDVSQYGLSEQQYDALTTALEEGYYEVPRDASARDLAEALGISHQAISERLRRGHQNLVSNALVMDKESEEE is encoded by the coding sequence ATGAGCACCATCGTCCAGTTGGGCGTTCCCGCCGAGGAGTTCGCGCTCCGGGAGACGCTCCCGAAGGTCGGCGACGTGGAGGTCCAGGCCGAGCGCGTCGTCGCCCACGACCGCGAGTCGGTGATGCCGTTCTGCTGGGCGACGGGCGAGGACCTGGACGCGTTCGAGGACGCGATGGCCGACGACCCGACGGTGGAGAACGAGCGCCGGCTTTCGGAGCTTCAGGACGGTCGTTTCTACCAGATGGAGTGGGTCGACGAGGTCGACGTGCTGATTCACTCGATAACCGAACACGGCGCCGCCATCCTCAAGGCTCACGGCGAGGGGAACCGCTGGCACCTCCGCATCCTCTTTCCGGACCGCGAGTCGTTCTCCCAGACCCACGACTACTGCCAGGACCGCGGGTTGGACGTGAACATCGAGCAGGTCCACGAACTCAGCACCTCCGGAGACGTCAGTCAGTACGGGCTGAGCGAACAGCAGTACGACGCGCTGACGACGGCGCTGGAGGAGGGCTACTACGAGGTCCCCCGCGACGCGTCAGCCCGCGACCTGGCCGAGGCCCTCGGCATCTCCCACCAGGCCATCTCCGAGCGCCTGCGCCGTGGGCACCAGAACCTCGTGTCGAACGCGCTGGTGATGGACAAGGAGTCCGAAGAGGAGTGA
- the arcS gene encoding archaeosine synthase subunit alpha → MTDYFEVHRRDGPARVAELRLSESVTTPAIADGVLADAGSLWTADREVPEGSDDVLTVLPHRAFPSGTDEEVMDSFAPEYPDVDYPSAAVVAPETAGDYGADAYVLSGAQGFVGHGAGFREAIVETREAIPADSALYLPGVATPANVATLVSAGVDLVDTDKAVVTGTEGKYLTTEGSHYLEDLSELPCACPACRKPVSEFTREDCAEHNENALRAELGIVRERIRAGRLRDYIEGQARHEQWLTAAFREFDQQWAYVEERTPVIRDAELAAATEDTLRRVEIQRFADRVTGRYRNRFDNPLVLVPCSAKKPYSESQSHGQFHDAIQFRGHTVSMTSPIGVVPQELELTYPAQHYDSVVTGRWSEDEKQFVAAVLRRYLERNDYPRVIAHVPEHGYRDVCERVEAELGMEFEYTVEDHPTTTESLGNLMRTLDGELKYGKRERQHNTVKAIADYQFGDGAGDALFADVQTESRYPKLRVQDAEGTQLAAMVPQYGVLSFTLEGGRHWVESDAPTKRVEIDDFAPHGSVLAPGVIDAADDIRVGDEVVVEGPSAFAVGRAEMTGPEMAESTRGIATTVRHVEEK, encoded by the coding sequence ATGACCGATTACTTCGAGGTTCACCGCCGCGACGGCCCGGCCCGCGTGGCCGAGTTGCGGCTATCGGAGTCGGTGACCACGCCCGCGATAGCCGACGGCGTGCTCGCCGACGCCGGAAGCCTCTGGACCGCAGACCGCGAGGTTCCCGAGGGGAGCGACGACGTCCTGACGGTGCTTCCCCACCGGGCGTTCCCGAGCGGCACCGACGAAGAGGTGATGGACTCGTTCGCGCCCGAGTACCCCGACGTCGACTACCCGAGCGCGGCCGTCGTCGCGCCCGAAACTGCGGGCGACTACGGCGCCGACGCCTACGTCCTCTCGGGCGCCCAGGGGTTCGTCGGCCACGGCGCGGGCTTCCGGGAGGCCATCGTCGAAACCCGCGAGGCGATTCCGGCCGACAGCGCGCTCTACCTCCCGGGCGTCGCCACGCCCGCGAACGTCGCCACGCTTGTCTCCGCTGGCGTGGACCTCGTCGACACCGACAAAGCCGTGGTCACCGGCACCGAGGGCAAGTACCTCACCACCGAAGGGAGCCACTACCTCGAAGACCTCTCGGAGTTGCCCTGCGCCTGCCCGGCCTGCCGAAAGCCCGTGTCGGAGTTCACCCGCGAGGACTGCGCCGAGCACAACGAGAACGCCCTCCGGGCCGAACTCGGCATCGTCCGCGAGCGCATCCGGGCGGGCCGCCTCCGTGATTACATCGAGGGGCAGGCCCGCCACGAGCAGTGGCTCACCGCCGCGTTCCGGGAGTTCGACCAGCAGTGGGCCTACGTCGAGGAGCGCACGCCCGTCATCCGGGACGCCGAACTCGCCGCGGCGACCGAGGACACCCTCCGGCGGGTCGAGATACAGCGGTTCGCCGACCGGGTGACCGGGCGCTACCGCAACCGGTTCGACAACCCCCTCGTCCTCGTGCCCTGCTCGGCGAAGAAGCCCTACAGCGAGTCCCAGAGCCACGGCCAGTTCCACGACGCCATCCAGTTCCGGGGCCACACCGTCTCGATGACCTCGCCCATCGGCGTCGTCCCCCAGGAACTCGAACTCACCTACCCCGCTCAGCACTACGACTCGGTGGTGACGGGACGGTGGTCCGAGGACGAGAAGCAGTTCGTCGCCGCGGTACTCCGACGCTACCTCGAACGCAACGACTACCCGCGAGTCATCGCCCACGTGCCCGAACACGGCTACCGCGACGTCTGCGAGCGCGTCGAGGCCGAACTCGGCATGGAGTTCGAGTACACGGTCGAGGACCACCCCACGACCACCGAATCGCTGGGCAACCTGATGCGGACCCTCGACGGCGAACTCAAGTACGGCAAGCGCGAGCGCCAGCACAACACCGTCAAGGCCATCGCCGACTACCAGTTCGGCGACGGCGCCGGCGACGCCCTGTTCGCCGACGTGCAGACCGAGAGCCGCTACCCGAAACTCCGGGTGCAGGACGCCGAGGGCACTCAGCTAGCCGCGATGGTTCCCCAGTACGGCGTGCTCTCGTTCACCCTCGAAGGTGGCCGCCACTGGGTCGAGTCCGACGCCCCGACCAAGCGGGTCGAGATCGACGATTTCGCACCCCACGGGAGCGTGCTCGCGCCCGGCGTGATCGACGCCGCCGACGACATCCGGGTCGGCGACGAGGTGGTCGTCGAGGGGCCGAGCGCGTTCGCGGTCGGTCGCGCGGAGATGACCGGCCCGGAGATGGCCGAGAGCACCCGCGGCATCGCGACCACGGTCCGCCACGTCGAGGAGAAGTGA
- a CDS encoding GNAT family N-acetyltransferase — protein sequence MGTPRLEFESDVESRIYRYVERRGAATREEVRDAVRIEETDGAKPPRSGTESAARLSVADFNEYIDELLGSGPLTERDGKLYVSPDAEPATHETDGFEYTVRPADESDRDEVAELIREIAAEGAIVVDERVADAIERDDALVRLNERESRMVFVAEIAGEDADSESEGSDEGDDADREIIGWVHVQGFELPARDHTAELTVGVAPEYRERGVGGTLLERGVAWADEEECLKVYQSLPATNEDALELLDEYGWEREATRADHYNVDGDLVDEVQMAKRL from the coding sequence ATGGGGACACCCCGACTGGAGTTCGAAAGCGACGTCGAAAGTCGCATCTACCGCTACGTCGAGCGCCGCGGTGCCGCCACCCGCGAGGAGGTCCGGGACGCGGTCCGCATCGAGGAAACCGACGGGGCCAAACCGCCCCGGTCGGGCACCGAATCCGCGGCCAGGCTCTCGGTCGCCGACTTCAACGAGTACATCGACGAACTGCTCGGCTCGGGACCGCTGACCGAGCGCGACGGGAAACTATACGTCTCGCCCGACGCCGAACCCGCGACCCACGAGACGGACGGGTTCGAGTACACCGTCCGGCCGGCCGACGAGTCCGACCGCGACGAGGTCGCCGAACTCATCCGCGAGATCGCCGCCGAGGGCGCCATCGTCGTCGACGAGCGGGTGGCCGACGCTATCGAACGCGACGACGCGCTGGTCCGACTCAACGAGCGCGAGTCCCGGATGGTGTTCGTCGCCGAAATCGCGGGCGAGGACGCGGACAGTGAAAGCGAGGGGAGCGACGAGGGCGACGACGCCGACCGCGAGATAATCGGCTGGGTCCACGTCCAGGGATTCGAACTCCCGGCCCGGGACCACACCGCCGAACTCACGGTCGGCGTCGCGCCGGAGTACCGCGAGCGCGGCGTCGGCGGGACGCTGCTCGAACGCGGCGTGGCGTGGGCCGACGAGGAGGAGTGTCTCAAGGTCTACCAGAGCCTCCCGGCGACCAACGAGGATGCGCTGGAACTGCTCGACGAGTACGGCTGGGAGCGCGAGGCGACCCGCGCCGACCACTACAACGTCGACGGCGACCTCGTCGACGAAGTCCAGATGGCGAAGCGACTTTAG
- a CDS encoding outer membrane protein assembly factor BamB family protein, which translates to MSNYNRRAFLSAAAAAAALDGTGVVTSTDSQSGASATRGQFQFDAANTGYAPDRVGPKRYLAQQWKFEGSWAGVRGAPAVVDGTIYLAMVQSDIQSGKGAAYAVDAETGRPRWKTELTGMARSAAAVADGTVYVGDERNVHALDADTGDVQWSVDHGTTTSPTVSGDAVYVSTEDGVYALDAGDGSVRWGYRTDGGYADESVASTPAVADGIVFVADREGRVVALDAETGSERWRRSVGSVSTPTVGDGTVYVGTNVLTALNAETGKSRWRVEIGDGSPRVDLHGSIAVADGTVYHADGDLRALDAKTGEALWTFDHEGVSLRSPPTVADGTVYVATSHGGLLAFDVEDGSLSGQLLQVEAADGGWAAVTVADGRAYLGTYSITSGGALHAVGEDESEWEAGPALSPETYPKEPRKGEPVTFWANAQANEGITVVDRIVEYRWDFGAGGEVDRTTDSGEVEHAFEEAGTHEVRVTVEDSFGWTASETVTVDVRDAEHSPPTARIETTPADAEERTLPAGATVELDASSSTVAEGEITKFEWDTGGSSADFERTGRRIEVEFEDACGTQTREVVLRVTDGDGETDTATIRLRTE; encoded by the coding sequence ATGTCCAACTACAACCGGCGGGCGTTCCTGAGCGCTGCTGCCGCGGCGGCAGCGCTCGACGGGACGGGAGTCGTGACGAGTACGGACTCGCAGTCGGGCGCGTCGGCCACGCGCGGGCAGTTCCAGTTCGACGCGGCCAACACCGGGTACGCGCCGGACCGCGTCGGTCCGAAGCGATATCTTGCCCAGCAGTGGAAATTCGAAGGGTCGTGGGCCGGCGTCCGCGGTGCCCCCGCCGTCGTCGACGGGACGATATACCTCGCCATGGTCCAGAGCGACATCCAGTCGGGGAAGGGAGCCGCCTACGCCGTCGACGCCGAGACGGGGCGACCGCGTTGGAAGACGGAACTGACCGGGATGGCGCGTTCGGCGGCGGCCGTCGCCGACGGCACCGTCTACGTCGGCGACGAGCGAAACGTCCACGCGCTCGACGCAGACACGGGGGACGTCCAGTGGTCGGTCGACCACGGCACGACCACGTCACCGACAGTCTCCGGCGACGCGGTGTACGTCAGCACCGAAGACGGGGTCTACGCGCTCGACGCGGGCGACGGGAGCGTCCGGTGGGGATACCGAACTGACGGCGGCTACGCCGACGAGAGCGTCGCGTCGACGCCAGCGGTGGCGGACGGCATCGTCTTCGTCGCCGACCGGGAGGGTCGGGTCGTCGCGCTCGACGCGGAGACGGGGTCCGAACGCTGGCGAAGGTCCGTCGGGTCGGTCTCGACACCGACGGTCGGAGACGGCACCGTCTACGTCGGAACCAACGTGCTGACCGCGCTGAACGCCGAGACGGGCAAGAGCCGGTGGCGAGTCGAAATCGGCGACGGGTCGCCGCGCGTCGACCTGCACGGTTCCATCGCGGTCGCCGACGGGACGGTCTACCACGCCGACGGTGACCTCCGCGCGCTCGACGCGAAGACGGGCGAGGCTCTGTGGACGTTCGACCACGAAGGGGTTTCGCTGCGGTCACCTCCGACCGTCGCCGACGGCACCGTCTACGTCGCCACGAGTCACGGCGGACTGCTCGCGTTCGATGTCGAAGACGGGTCGCTGTCGGGGCAGTTACTGCAGGTCGAAGCCGCAGACGGCGGATGGGCCGCCGTCACGGTAGCCGACGGACGGGCATACCTCGGAACGTACAGCATCACGTCTGGCGGGGCGCTCCACGCGGTCGGCGAAGACGAGTCCGAGTGGGAGGCCGGTCCGGCCCTCTCGCCGGAGACGTACCCGAAAGAGCCGAGGAAGGGCGAACCGGTGACGTTCTGGGCCAACGCGCAGGCCAACGAGGGCATCACGGTCGTCGACCGAATCGTCGAGTACCGCTGGGACTTCGGCGCCGGCGGCGAAGTCGACCGCACGACCGACTCCGGCGAGGTCGAACACGCCTTCGAGGAGGCGGGGACACACGAGGTCCGCGTCACCGTCGAGGACTCGTTCGGCTGGACGGCGAGCGAAACCGTGACCGTCGATGTCCGGGACGCCGAACACTCCCCGCCGACGGCGCGCATCGAGACGACGCCCGCCGACGCCGAGGAGCGGACGCTCCCGGCGGGCGCGACAGTGGAACTCGACGCATCGAGTTCCACTGTCGCCGAGGGAGAAATCACCAAATTCGAGTGGGACACCGGCGGGAGCAGCGCCGACTTCGAGCGAACCGGGCGGCGAATCGAGGTCGAGTTCGAGGACGCCTGCGGCACCCAGACCCGCGAGGTCGTCCTCCGGGTCACCGACGGGGACGGCGAAACCGACACCGCGACGATACGACTCCGGACGGAGTGA
- a CDS encoding MoaD/ThiS family protein: protein MEATDERAHAHERSARSGTSETTVTVRCTGHVRSAVGRPRLDWTFEGTTLRALLDSFFEAHDVKDLLIAETEDEATTRGWAAVPGELPGIWEKNPEGKQTRQFARVLVNGTFNEHLDGLDTELEAGDRVSLVYPFIYCC, encoded by the coding sequence ATGGAAGCGACTGACGAACGCGCGCACGCTCACGAGCGGTCGGCCCGGTCGGGAACGTCCGAAACCACCGTGACGGTCCGCTGTACCGGCCACGTCCGGTCGGCGGTCGGTCGCCCGCGACTCGACTGGACGTTCGAGGGGACGACGCTCCGGGCGTTGCTCGACTCGTTCTTCGAGGCCCACGACGTGAAGGACCTCCTCATCGCCGAAACCGAGGACGAAGCCACCACCCGCGGGTGGGCGGCGGTGCCCGGCGAACTCCCGGGCATCTGGGAGAAGAACCCCGAGGGCAAGCAGACCCGCCAGTTCGCCCGGGTACTCGTGAACGGGACGTTCAACGAGCACCTCGACGGTTTAGATACCGAACTCGAAGCCGGCGACCGGGTGTCGCTGGTGTACCCATTCATCTACTGCTGTTAG
- a CDS encoding ubiquitin-like small modifier protein 1: MNLELRFFATFREAVGQKTLEREFGDDDTVGDVLNSLVEEYDLDLFEDGDIRSQVSVMKNGKDVYHLDGQDTALEDGDTLSVFPPVAGG, translated from the coding sequence GTGAACCTCGAACTGCGCTTCTTCGCCACCTTCCGGGAGGCGGTCGGCCAGAAGACCCTCGAACGCGAGTTCGGCGACGACGACACCGTGGGCGACGTGCTGAACTCGTTGGTCGAGGAGTACGACCTCGACCTCTTCGAGGACGGCGACATCCGGTCCCAGGTATCGGTGATGAAGAACGGCAAGGACGTCTACCACCTCGACGGCCAGGATACCGCGCTCGAAGACGGCGATACGCTGAGCGTGTTCCCGCCGGTCGCGGGAGGATAG
- a CDS encoding trans-sulfuration enzyme family protein has protein sequence MSPDNPTAADDRRFETLSVSHGEEPDLSNGVGDVTSPIHLASTYAVDGIDMDTALEDLDPDADEFLYTRLSNPTRHAVEKRVTALEGGEHAMAFASGTSAVVSTIMAAVEPGDHVVAFEDLYGGTNTMLKELFRDKLNVAVDFVDAVDPANVADAMRDETALLWMETPTNPLMRLCDVAAIADIADEHGALLGVDNTFMSPYFQRPLELGADVVVHSTTKYINGHSDSLGGVAVTSDDDYAVEIGFLQQVGMGNVMAPFDAYMVLRGLKTLPVRMRQHETNAAEVAGYLEVHDLVSAVHYPGLRSHPQHDLATEQMDGYGGVLSFELDGDLRDVEHFVAALEEFTLAVSLGGVESLIEHPASMTHSPLPADERAELGITDTLLRVSVGIEHPGDLVADLERAFEAVENGRDAPEASASMD, from the coding sequence ATGTCCCCTGACAACCCGACCGCGGCCGACGACAGACGGTTCGAAACGCTCTCGGTGAGCCACGGCGAGGAACCGGACCTGTCGAACGGGGTGGGCGACGTGACCTCGCCCATCCACCTCGCGTCGACCTACGCGGTCGACGGCATCGACATGGACACCGCGCTCGAAGACCTCGACCCCGACGCCGACGAGTTCCTCTATACGCGGCTGTCGAACCCGACGCGCCACGCGGTCGAGAAGCGCGTCACGGCGCTCGAAGGCGGCGAGCACGCCATGGCGTTCGCCTCGGGCACCAGCGCCGTCGTCTCGACCATCATGGCCGCGGTGGAACCCGGCGACCACGTGGTCGCGTTCGAGGACCTCTACGGCGGCACCAACACCATGCTCAAGGAGTTGTTCCGCGATAAGCTGAACGTCGCGGTCGACTTCGTCGACGCCGTCGACCCCGCGAACGTCGCCGACGCGATGCGGGACGAAACCGCGCTGCTCTGGATGGAGACGCCGACGAACCCCCTCATGCGACTGTGCGACGTGGCCGCCATCGCCGACATAGCCGACGAGCACGGCGCCCTGCTCGGGGTGGACAACACCTTCATGAGCCCGTACTTCCAGCGCCCGCTCGAACTCGGCGCCGACGTGGTCGTCCACAGCACCACGAAGTACATCAACGGCCACAGCGACTCGCTGGGCGGCGTCGCGGTCACCTCCGACGACGACTACGCCGTCGAAATCGGCTTCCTCCAGCAGGTCGGGATGGGCAACGTGATGGCGCCGTTCGACGCCTACATGGTCCTTCGAGGGCTGAAGACCCTTCCCGTGCGAATGCGCCAGCACGAAACCAACGCCGCCGAGGTGGCGGGCTACCTCGAAGTCCACGACCTCGTCTCGGCGGTCCACTACCCCGGACTCCGGTCGCACCCCCAGCACGACCTCGCGACCGAGCAGATGGACGGCTACGGCGGTGTGCTCTCGTTCGAACTCGACGGCGACCTGCGAGACGTCGAACACTTCGTCGCCGCGTTAGAGGAGTTCACCCTCGCGGTCAGCCTCGGCGGCGTCGAGAGCCTGATCGAACACCCCGCGAGCATGACCCACTCGCCGCTCCCCGCCGACGAACGCGCCGAACTCGGCATCACCGACACTCTCCTGCGGGTTTCGGTGGGAATCGAACACCCCGGCGACCTCGTGGCCGACCTCGAACGCGCCTTCGAGGCGGTCGAGAACGGCCGCGACGCCCCCGAGGCGTCGGCGTCGATGGACTAG
- a CDS encoding GNAT family N-acetyltransferase, translating to MEIREATADDVATIRSVAREAWTKAYADAVPESVIDTAVSEWYAEDTMNRIIGDDEQVCLVAVDEDEIVGFTHGATDDGKGDVLRLYVHPDRWHEGIGTALLEAVEERLREMGAKMTQAMVLADNEMGNAFYEERGFEKTGEAETNLDGTTRTENVYARAH from the coding sequence ATGGAAATTCGCGAAGCGACCGCCGACGACGTGGCGACCATCCGGTCCGTCGCCCGGGAAGCGTGGACGAAGGCGTACGCCGACGCGGTGCCCGAGTCCGTCATCGACACCGCCGTCTCGGAGTGGTACGCCGAAGACACCATGAACCGCATCATCGGCGACGACGAGCAGGTGTGTCTCGTCGCCGTCGACGAAGACGAAATCGTCGGTTTCACCCACGGCGCGACCGACGACGGCAAGGGTGACGTCCTCCGTCTCTACGTCCACCCCGACCGCTGGCACGAAGGCATCGGGACCGCCCTGCTGGAGGCGGTCGAGGAGCGACTCCGGGAGATGGGCGCGAAGATGACCCAGGCGATGGTGCTGGCCGACAACGAGATGGGCAACGCCTTCTACGAGGAGCGAGGCTTCGAGAAGACCGGCGAGGCCGAGACGAACCTCGACGGGACGACCCGGACCGAGAACGTCTACGCTCGCGCGCACTGA
- a CDS encoding PAS domain S-box protein has translation MSPISRLGGRRVVFALGCIYLVAAVGWPFAVPGEVPPGHVEVVGVLVGGSSLVVLGVAYWLPRTEIRPEHFSTVAGWCLAGIGAMLGVLLLVGLLADLDNVVQNVLLLTSLACLAGLGTGYQNATAQTRARNAEERGREADRARRQLERSNRKLERYQTIVETVNDGIYVKDEDGYFTLVNDAYAEMTGYDRENLVGEHASQVVDEETIQMAKGSVEELMAGEETAKLEADLLTADGERVRAEASFATLPDGDGGYEEIGLVRDVTERVERERRLERQNDQLDSFASMLAHELRNPVTIGQIYSEQLPRDTAPEAVEYVADAFDRIEDMIDVMLVVTRGREAVSEGSPVSLADVALAAWDDVGPPDASLSVDIDAEIQADETYVQHLFANLFENAVEHGGDDAAISVGELPTGFYVEDDGCGIPAENRETVFEAGYTTAAGNGGTGLGLAFVRELADVYEWDCRVDESEAGGARFEFTNVATAPRATE, from the coding sequence ATGTCGCCGATTTCGAGGCTGGGCGGGCGACGCGTCGTCTTCGCGCTCGGCTGCATCTACCTCGTGGCAGCCGTCGGCTGGCCGTTCGCGGTCCCCGGCGAGGTGCCGCCCGGCCACGTCGAAGTCGTCGGCGTCCTGGTGGGGGGTTCGAGTCTCGTCGTGCTCGGCGTGGCGTACTGGCTCCCGCGGACGGAGATTCGGCCCGAACACTTCTCGACGGTCGCCGGGTGGTGTCTCGCCGGCATCGGCGCGATGCTGGGCGTCCTCCTCCTGGTCGGCCTGCTCGCCGACCTCGACAACGTCGTCCAGAACGTCCTCCTGTTGACGTCGCTGGCCTGTCTCGCCGGCCTCGGCACGGGGTACCAGAACGCGACGGCGCAGACCCGCGCGAGAAACGCCGAGGAACGCGGCCGGGAAGCCGACCGCGCCCGGCGGCAACTCGAACGCTCGAATCGGAAACTCGAACGCTACCAGACCATCGTCGAGACGGTCAACGACGGCATCTACGTCAAGGACGAGGACGGCTACTTCACGCTGGTCAACGACGCGTACGCCGAGATGACCGGCTACGACCGCGAGAACCTCGTCGGCGAGCACGCCTCGCAGGTCGTCGACGAGGAAACCATCCAGATGGCGAAAGGCTCCGTCGAGGAACTGATGGCCGGCGAGGAGACGGCCAAGTTGGAGGCCGACCTCCTGACCGCCGACGGCGAGCGGGTGCGGGCCGAGGCCTCATTCGCTACCCTTCCGGACGGGGACGGCGGGTACGAGGAGATCGGCCTCGTTCGGGACGTCACCGAACGGGTCGAACGCGAGCGCCGCCTCGAACGACAGAACGACCAACTGGACAGTTTCGCGAGCATGCTCGCCCACGAACTGCGCAACCCCGTCACCATCGGCCAGATATACAGCGAGCAACTGCCGAGGGACACCGCACCCGAGGCGGTCGAGTACGTCGCCGATGCGTTCGACCGTATCGAGGACATGATCGACGTGATGTTGGTCGTCACGCGGGGCCGGGAGGCCGTCTCGGAGGGTTCGCCGGTGTCGCTCGCCGACGTGGCGCTGGCGGCGTGGGACGACGTGGGCCCGCCAGACGCGTCGCTGTCGGTCGATATCGACGCCGAGATACAGGCCGACGAGACGTACGTCCAGCACCTGTTCGCGAACCTCTTCGAGAACGCCGTCGAGCACGGCGGCGACGACGCGGCGATATCAGTCGGCGAACTCCCGACGGGGTTCTACGTCGAAGACGACGGGTGCGGTATCCCGGCCGAGAACCGCGAAACCGTCTTCGAGGCGGGCTACACGACCGCCGCCGGGAACGGCGGAACCGGACTCGGACTGGCGTTCGTCCGCGAACTGGCCGACGTGTACGAGTGGGACTGTCGAGTGGACGAGAGCGAGGCGGGCGGCGCGCGCTTCGAGTTCACCAACGTCGCCACGGCGCCCCGCGCGACCGAGTAG
- a CDS encoding pyrroloquinoline quinone-dependent dehydrogenase, translated as MSTDLSNDPAVQAAKEIELKEVDDGYTLVNTPEKSVSHQYANVQDIPEKDVTQQMLSNSGQNPEAWLMYGGDYTQKRHSTADVITKENVSNLSIEYLVQTGVSSSMEGTPLVVPGDPPVMYQTNGPNHAKALNARTGDVLWSYTYSNPTDVHGNQPAEERLLLCCDANNRGFAILGDKVFMTTLDSGMVALDRYTGEQQWYTSTANYEVGYSATWAPVIYDGLLLTGSAGGEYGVRGFLAALDPENGDIVWRRWTTPKDRWVGTSYEQGCATSWMTPTIDEKRDVMYAPVGNPGPDFDGAVRPGPNAFTCGTVSVDIASGDVNWNFQESPHDTWDYDSIAPRILLRDKEVRGQTRDVVVNPGKTGWNYTTDAETGKLLVRSQPTVQHLNMWEMVPHVDSDESISYVPGPQGGNDWQPPSYSPQTGLVYLKQQNTPVEMWWDHAEYEPGTAYFGGTFDDWPHVDTPEGWNGHTSAIIAVNPLTGERVWREWIDDPNYLWGGSMTTATGLMFLGTQKGKFIAYDGETGEHLWESPHLGAPISSSPMSWYDPGTQKQYVAVQVGGSGWLRHGPRGSTVAVFALKK; from the coding sequence ATGTCGACAGACCTGAGCAACGACCCGGCCGTCCAGGCCGCCAAGGAGATAGAACTGAAGGAGGTGGACGACGGCTACACGCTGGTCAACACGCCCGAGAAGTCGGTTTCCCACCAGTACGCCAACGTCCAGGACATCCCGGAGAAGGACGTCACCCAGCAGATGCTGTCGAACTCGGGGCAGAACCCCGAGGCGTGGCTGATGTACGGCGGCGACTACACACAGAAGCGCCACAGCACCGCCGACGTCATCACCAAGGAGAACGTCTCGAACCTCAGCATCGAGTATCTGGTCCAGACGGGCGTCTCCTCCAGCATGGAGGGGACGCCGCTGGTCGTGCCGGGCGACCCGCCGGTGATGTACCAGACCAACGGGCCGAACCACGCGAAGGCGCTCAACGCCAGGACCGGCGACGTGCTGTGGTCGTACACCTACTCGAACCCGACCGACGTCCACGGCAATCAGCCGGCGGAAGAGCGACTGTTGCTCTGCTGTGACGCCAACAACCGCGGGTTCGCCATCCTCGGCGACAAGGTGTTCATGACCACGCTCGACTCGGGGATGGTGGCGCTCGACCGCTACACCGGCGAACAGCAGTGGTACACCTCGACGGCCAACTACGAGGTCGGCTACTCGGCGACGTGGGCGCCGGTCATCTACGACGGGCTGTTGCTGACCGGGAGCGCGGGCGGCGAGTACGGCGTCCGGGGCTTCCTCGCGGCGCTCGACCCCGAGAACGGCGACATCGTCTGGCGACGGTGGACCACGCCGAAGGACCGGTGGGTCGGCACCAGCTACGAGCAGGGCTGCGCAACGAGCTGGATGACCCCGACCATCGACGAGAAGCGCGACGTGATGTACGCGCCGGTCGGCAACCCCGGACCCGACTTCGACGGCGCGGTCCGGCCCGGCCCGAACGCCTTCACCTGCGGGACGGTGTCGGTGGACATCGCGTCCGGCGACGTCAACTGGAACTTCCAGGAGAGCCCCCACGACACGTGGGACTACGACTCCATCGCGCCGCGCATCCTGCTGCGCGACAAGGAGGTCCGCGGTCAGACCCGCGACGTGGTGGTCAACCCCGGCAAGACGGGGTGGAACTACACGACCGACGCCGAAACCGGCAAACTGCTGGTGCGGAGCCAACCGACGGTCCAGCACCTCAACATGTGGGAGATGGTGCCCCACGTCGACAGCGACGAGAGCATCTCGTACGTGCCCGGCCCGCAGGGCGGCAACGACTGGCAGCCGCCGTCCTACAGCCCGCAGACCGGGCTAGTCTACCTCAAACAGCAGAACACGCCGGTCGAGATGTGGTGGGACCACGCCGAGTACGAACCCGGCACCGCCTACTTCGGCGGCACCTTCGACGACTGGCCCCACGTCGACACCCCGGAGGGCTGGAACGGTCACACCAGCGCCATCATCGCGGTGAACCCGCTCACCGGCGAGCGGGTCTGGCGCGAGTGGATAGACGACCCCAACTACCTCTGGGGCGGGTCGATGACGACCGCGACCGGATTGATGTTCCTGGGCACCCAGAAGGGGAAGTTCATCGCCTACGACGGCGAAACTGGCGAGCACCTCTGGGAGTCGCCCCACCTCGGCGCGCCCATCAGTTCCTCGCCGATGAGCTGGTACGACCCCGGCACCCAGAAGCAGTACGTCGCCGTGCAAGTCGGCGGAAGCGGCTGGCTGCGACACGGCCCGCGCGGAAGCACGGTCGCCGTGTTCGCGCTCAAGAAGTGA